A single window of Entomoplasma ellychniae DNA harbors:
- a CDS encoding BspA family leucine-rich repeat surface protein — translation MKDQNGEEYTAWDTSNVTNIGAMFQCASSFNQDISKWDTSNVTNMSGMFWHNYDDLENVKEMSFDQDLTNWNVSQVTKYTKFWNNKNIKWDKQPIFTK, via the coding sequence TTGAAAGATCAAAATGGTGAAGAATATACAGCTTGAGATACAAGTAATGTTACTAATATAGGGGCAATGTTTCAATGTGCATCAAGTTTTAACCAAGATATATCAAAATGAGATACAAGCAATGTTACTAATATGTCAGGAATGTTTTGACATAATTACGATGATTTAGAAAATGTTAAAGAAATGAGTTTTGATCAAGATTTAACTAATTGAAATGTTAGTCAGGTTACTAAGTATACAAAATTTTGAAATAACAAAAATATAAAATGAGATAAGCAGCCAATTTTTACTAAATAA